A window of the Lolium perenne isolate Kyuss_39 chromosome 7, Kyuss_2.0, whole genome shotgun sequence genome harbors these coding sequences:
- the LOC127317643 gene encoding uncharacterized protein: MEVQPRVEPGGEPTTPKIISTKEITSDELVLKLCKYLLLLASLVATVTYAVGFNPPGGVWQDTPAGKLAGEPIIRDTHYRRYLIFFYSNAAAFGSSLVVVVLMLLLDFLYKNKYTWLIYKPLRFVLLLDLLSLMVAYAAGTCRDRFTILCSALLVALFFVFLVFQMYRASTTDKKTIENLPDVEKANSQDEEKQRRLRKHKVLMVLATFSVSVTYIAGLSTPGGFWDTTDGRHHPGDSILRERHNIRLSVFFVGNTTAFAASLQIIVVLLDKKLVFKLGKAYVFITVALVGLVVAYVAGSCRETDTTVYLVILVAACIAFQMALFILHHRSKKKKLTPKVAIQSGVAVGRLQGLTDVARRTKKSTDDRTVRDEQKKKWTLRSAIQSVVAAGKLERLGAVIDRRTKRSTDDRTVRDAVDKARSLVLLLATLAATITYQAGLNPPGGLWLDNGDGYMAGDPILLTTNARRYRTFFYCNSIAFATSLVAVVVVQIKLLLSYHVLEVAMVLDLFGLIGAYAAGSCRDISTSIYVLGLAGAVLVYALIHVVLFTLGEKDTDTRTKEDDELVEKTRKRLLLFAILAATITYQAGLTPPGGFRLQDDKSGHHAGDPVLLYNFPRRYHAFFYTNSVSFMLSIALIILLVNPHVYRPAIRTHALSVCTGVGLFALVGAYAAGSTQHLKTSIYIFLLVAVALFFVVALLTGFLVKKGGNTGTINKETKKTKKTEDKRTRHAKRKYLMLLGILVASVTYQAGLTPPGGTWQSNGVGHEAGDPVMHDNRRARYLAFFYSNSASFAASVVVIILLLPKSLQKDNESLWLGAMNTMIVLDLLGLLGAYAAGTGRGWKTSVYVLALVIAVLFYIAVHVIVSLFIDFRRQENDTQPLTLDSSRENGEQQANGPYHDALAAA; encoded by the exons ATGGAGGTTCAGCCTCGAGTAGAGCCTGGAGGAGAGCCAACAACCCCCAAGATAATAAGCACAAAAGAGATCACGAGCGACGAGCTCGTGTTGAAGCTCTGCAAGTACCTCCTACTGCTGGCCTCGCTAGTGGCCACGGTGACGTATGCCGTGGGTTTCAACCCGCCGGGAGGGGTCTGGCAGGATACACCGGCCGGCAAGCTCGCCGGCGAACCTATCATCCGGGACACCCACTACCGCCGGTACCTGATTTTCTTCTACTCCAACGCTGCAGCGTTCGGCTCTTCGCTCGTGGTCGTCGTCCTTATGCTCCTCCTCGACTTCCTTTACAAGAACAAATACACCTGGCTCATCTACAAACCGCTGCGGTTCGTCTTGCTGCTGGACCTGCTCAGCCTCATGGTGGCATACGCTGCCGGGACTTGCAGGGACAGATTCACAATCCTCTGCTCCGCGCTGCTGGTAGCCCtcttcttcgtcttcctcgtGTTTCAGATGTATCGGGCCTCCACTACAGACAAGAAGACCATCGAGAACTTGCCGGACGTGGAGAAGGCCAACTCGCAGGACGAAGAGAAACAGAGACGGCTCCGCAAGCACAAGGTCCTGATGGTGCTGGCGACGTTCTCAGTCAGCGTCACCTACATCGCCGGGCTGAGCACGCCGGGTGGTTTCTGGGACACCACTGATGGCCGCCACCACCCGGGAGACTCTATCCTCAGGGAACGCCACAACATACGGCTGAGCGTGTTCTTCGTAGGTAACACCACGGCATTTGCCGCATCACTGCAAATCATCGTTGTGCTTCTGGACAAGAAGCTTGTCTTCAAACTCGGGAAGGCATACGTATTCATCACCGTCGCGTTGGTTGGCCTTGTCGTCGCGTACGTCGCCGGCAGCTGTAGGGAGACCGACACTACGGTGTATCTGGTCATCCTGGTTGCGGCTTGCATAGCTTTCCAAATGGCTCTCTTCATTCTTCACCATCGGTCCAAGAAGAAGAAACTGACACCAAAAGTCGCCATACAATCAGGTGTAGCTGTGGGAAGGCTGCAAGGCCTTACCGATGTTGCCAGAAGAACCAAAAAGAGTACTGATGACAG GACTGTCCGGGACGAGCAGAAGAAGAAATGGACACTCAGAAGCGCCATACAGTCAGTTGTAGCTGCAGGAAAACTGGAACGTCTTGGTGCTGTCATTGACAGGAGAACCAAAAGGAGTACTGATGACAG GACCGTCCGGGATGCGGTGGACAAGGCTCGCTCTCTTGTTCTACTGCTTGCTACTCTTGCAGCGACCATCACTTACCAAGCAGGACTGAACCCACCGGGTGGCCTTTGGCTGGACAACGGCGATGGTTACATGGCCGGTGACCCGATCCTTCTCACGACAAATGCTAGGCGGTACAGGACCTTCTTCTACTGCAACTCGATTGCCTTCGCGACCTCTTTGGTCGCCGTCGTCGTGGTCCAGATTAAGCTTCTACTCTCATACCACGTGCTGGAGGTAGCCATGGTGCTCGACTTGTTTGGCCTGATCGGTGCATACGCCGCCGGAAGCTGCCGGGACATCAGCACCTCCATTTATGTCTTGGGCCTGGCGGGCGCCGTCCTGGTCTACGCACTGATACATGTTGTCCTGTTCACCCTGGGAGAGAAGGACACCGACACCCGCACGAAAGAGGATGATGAGCTGGTGGAGAAGACGCGCAAGCGGTTACTCCTCTTCGCAATCTTGGCAGCAACCATCACCTACCAAGCCGGGTTGACTCCtcccggtggcttccggctccaAGACGACAAGTCTGGCCACCACGCCGGCGACCCGGTGCTATTGTACAACTTTCCGCGCCGCTACCATGCCTTCTTCTACACCAACTCGGTGAGCTTCATGCTGTCCATTGCGCTTATCATCCTCCTCGTCAACCCGCATGTGTACAGGCCAGCCATACGAACCCACGCGCTGTCCGTTTGCACGGGGGTGGGCTTGTTCGCCCTCGTTGGTGCCTACGCTGCCGGCAGCACGCAGCATCTCAAGACATCCATCTACATCTTCCTATTGGTGGCTGTGGCTCTCTTCTTTGTAGTCGCACTGCTCACGGGGTTTCTGGTGAAGAAGGGCGGCAACACGGGAACAATAAACAAGGAGACGAAGAAAACAAAGAAGACGGAGGATAAGAGGACAAGGCATGCCAAGCGCAAGTACCTGATGCTGTTAGGCATCCTGGTGGCCAGTGTCACCTACCAGGCCGGCCTAACCCCGCCGGGTGGAACTTGGCAGAGCAACGGTGTCGGGCACGAGGCAGGCGATCCGGTGATGCACGATAATAGAAGAGCCCGGTACCTCGCATTTTTCTACAGCAACTCCGCTTCATTTGCCGCCTCCGTTGTCGTCATCATCCTCCTGCTTCCCAAGTCGCTGCAGAAAGACAATGAGAGTTTGTGGCTcggggcgatgaacacgatgattgTGCTGGATTTGCTCGGCCTCTTGGGGGCCTATGCTGCTGGAACCGGCAGGGGATGGAAGACATCTGTATATGTCCTCGCGCTGGTCATTGCCGTGCTTTTCTACATTGCAGTCCATGTAATTGTATCGTTATTCATCGACTTCAGACGGCAGGAGAATGATACTCAGCCCCTGACGCTCGACAGTAGCAGGGAAAATGGCGAGCAGCAGGCAAATGGTCCATATCATGATGCGCTAGCTGCAGCTTAG
- the LOC127317642 gene encoding uncharacterized protein, with translation MPLPPPPRKLGISGGRFFASLPPAPLLQSRREVHVWYLCPDELNDDSQLKMYEELLSPAEKKHANEKMLQKDAMLSYALRQTTLARYTECKIDPRSFEFKYNKFRKPEILWPPDDSTVERHLHFNISHATSMIACGVAMHAHIGIDVEEKKRKTTKSISSLARRFFTPSEANYLADISDSDAQRIEFFKLWTLKVRDALFGPLLHSPFMCKCNQ, from the exons ATgcctctgccgccgccgccgaggaaGCTGGGGATTTCCGGTGGGCGCTTTTTCGCTTCCCTCCCGCCGGCACCGCTTCTGCAGTCTAGAAG AGAGGTGCATGTTTGGTATCTTTGCCCTGATGAGCTGAATGATGACTCCCAACTGAAGATGTATGAAGAACTCCTTTCTCCTGCTGAAAAAaagcatgctaatgaaaaaatgtTGCAGAAAGATGCTATGTTGTCCTATGCACTGAGGCAAACTACCCTCGCAAGAT ATACAGAATGTAAAATTGATCCGAGATCGTTTGAGTTTAAGTATAACAAATTTCGCAAACCTGAG ATACTGTGGCCACCTGATGATAGCACTGTGGAGCGGCATTTGCATTTCAACATTTCACACGCTACTTCTATGATTGCCTGTGGCGTTGCCATGCATGCTCAT ATCGGCATTGACGTTGAAGAGAAGAAGCGGAAGACAACCAAGAGTATTTCATCTCTTGCTCGCCGTTTTTTCACCCCTTCTGAAGCTAATTATCTTGCTGATATTTCTGATTCGGATGCTCAGCGAATAGAATTCTTCAAACTATGGACTCTTAAAGTTCGTGATGCTCTCTTTGGCCCTCTACTTCATAGCCCTTTCATGTGCAAATGCAACCAGTAG